A single window of Gambusia affinis linkage group LG18, SWU_Gaff_1.0, whole genome shotgun sequence DNA harbors:
- the LOC122821070 gene encoding uncharacterized protein LOC122821070 isoform X1: MDLSIKEDLMWVMIFLLFICDPCKTCVTKGLTVYRAKENQDVTIDWSIPRKTNWTLLNMICLSDLDKIVFDIVRGSQSLADEQFAERVHLDKDSPQEAKIRLRLSRVQTEDSGIYTCHLKDFDDVTEKWRLQMKERFILNVTTGGNDDPSRNTACFVTSPHAELAPSGPDPSIKLAVTLPVAAVVVALIFYIIHHVARSRR; the protein is encoded by the exons GAGGACTTGATGTGGGTGATGAtattcctcctcttcatctgtGATCCCTGCA AGACGTGTGTCACGAAGGGCTTGACGGTCTACAGAGCCAAAGAAAACCAGGATGTCACCATTGATTGGAGCATTCCCAGGAAAACCAACTGGACTCTCCTCAACATGATCTGTCTCTCTGACTTGGATAAGATCGTTTTCGACATAGTAAGAGGTTCCCAGTCCCTGGCGGATGAGCAGTTTGCAGAACGGGTCCATTTGGACAAAGACTCTCCCCAGGAAGCAAAGATCCGACTCCGTCTGTCCAGAGTCCAAACCGAAGACTCTGGGATTTACACCTGCCACCTCAAAGACTTCGATGATGTCACTGAGAAATGGAGACTTCAaatgaaag aaCGATTTATTCTGAATGTTACGACTGGAGGGAATGACGATCCGTCAAGAAACACGGCTTGTTTCGTGACTTCTCCAC ATGCTGAACTCGCTCCAAGCGGACCGGACCCAAGCATTAAATTGGCTGTAACACTTCCAGTCGCCGCAGTAGTTGTGGCtcttatattttacattattcacCATGTAGCTCGATCTCGAAGATAA
- the LOC122821070 gene encoding uncharacterized protein LOC122821070 isoform X2: MWVMIFLLFICDPCKTCVTKGLTVYRAKENQDVTIDWSIPRKTNWTLLNMICLSDLDKIVFDIVRGSQSLADEQFAERVHLDKDSPQEAKIRLRLSRVQTEDSGIYTCHLKDFDDVTEKWRLQMKERFILNVTTGGNDDPSRNTACFVTSPHAELAPSGPDPSIKLAVTLPVAAVVVALIFYIIHHVARSRR, from the exons ATGTGGGTGATGAtattcctcctcttcatctgtGATCCCTGCA AGACGTGTGTCACGAAGGGCTTGACGGTCTACAGAGCCAAAGAAAACCAGGATGTCACCATTGATTGGAGCATTCCCAGGAAAACCAACTGGACTCTCCTCAACATGATCTGTCTCTCTGACTTGGATAAGATCGTTTTCGACATAGTAAGAGGTTCCCAGTCCCTGGCGGATGAGCAGTTTGCAGAACGGGTCCATTTGGACAAAGACTCTCCCCAGGAAGCAAAGATCCGACTCCGTCTGTCCAGAGTCCAAACCGAAGACTCTGGGATTTACACCTGCCACCTCAAAGACTTCGATGATGTCACTGAGAAATGGAGACTTCAaatgaaag aaCGATTTATTCTGAATGTTACGACTGGAGGGAATGACGATCCGTCAAGAAACACGGCTTGTTTCGTGACTTCTCCAC ATGCTGAACTCGCTCCAAGCGGACCGGACCCAAGCATTAAATTGGCTGTAACACTTCCAGTCGCCGCAGTAGTTGTGGCtcttatattttacattattcacCATGTAGCTCGATCTCGAAGATAA